In one window of Mercurialis annua linkage group LG4, ddMerAnnu1.2, whole genome shotgun sequence DNA:
- the LOC126678243 gene encoding uncharacterized protein LOC126678243 — protein MPKNFVEIKKMIRGLGLPVEVIDCCFCNCMIYWGSDADLTRCKICDHEWWKPPPKGNSVKRRVNVPYRKMFYFPITARLERLLGLCTDVFQPFGAFGQNYSSWPVILTPYYLPPGMCMKDEFMFLTVIVPGPRNPKHQMDIFLQPLIDELNHLWEFGVETYDVHRRQNFQMKAALMWTINDFPVYSMLSGWSTSGRLACPHCMENTDAFTLKGSRKKSWFNCHRKFLPRGHMYHRNTTDFQKGKSLNKVFGQPKTEEELLAEVDRLGFMKAYKIGVETNNAAKLTDYGWNKKSIFWDFPYWKTNLIRHNLDVMHIEKNVFDNICNIVLNVPGKTKDHAKSREELNDICDRPKLAKDPVTGRFPKAICVDTVGLKMHGMKSHDCHIFIQRFLPIALRELLPKEVWEPLTELSIFFRELTSTSLTKKDLDRMRLEIPKILCKLERIFPPNFFDSMEHLPVHLSYEAMMAGPIFEKTEKKVRNKGRVEGSISNGYLNEETAKFAAYYFLEGDPMIFERPQRNEVCDIEVDDDVDRLSIFKPQGQSVGACRKRYLEDAEIVAAWIYVLLNCSEIENYREVFEGELRRGNPEISTSQIEVKFESDFAYWFQQYVQNPTVCTNPFILSLTKGPLRSVRTFKGYRVNGFKFQTQAYGEEQLTMNNGVCVKGIQYVDSENDFYGVLTHII, from the exons ATGCCAAAGAACTTTGTCGAAATAAAGAAGATGATTAGAGGTCTTGGGTTGCCGGTTGAAGTTATCGATTGTTGTTTCTGCAACTGCATGATTTACTGGGGGTCAGACGCGGATTTAACGCGATGCAAAATTTGCGATCACGAATGGTGGAAACCGCCCCCTAAAGGAAATTCTGTGAAAAGACGAGTTAACGTCCCTTAtagaaaaatgttttattttcctataactgCGAGACTAGAGAGATT ACTAGGCCTGTGTACTGATGTGTTTCAACCATTTGGGGCCTTCGGGCAGAATTATTCATCATGGCCAGTAATTTTGACACCCTATTATCTCCCTCCAGGGATGTGTATGaaagatgagttcatgtttttaactgttattgTCCCTGGGCCTCGAAATCCTAAACACCAAATGGATATTTTTCTGCAGCCGTTGATAGATGAGCTGAACCACCTGTGGGAATTTGGAGTCGAAACATATGACGTTCACAGGCGACAAAATTTCCAAATGAAAGCGGCACTTATGTGGACGATTAATGATTTTCCCGTTTATTCTATGTTATCTGGCTGGAGCACATCTGGGAGACTGGCTTGCCCACACTGCATGGAAAATACAGATGCTTTCACGCTTAAAGGGAGTAGAAAAAAGTCGTGGTTTAATTGCCACAGAAAGTTCTTGCCTCGTGGTCACATGTACCATCGTAATACTACTGATTTCCAAAAAGGAAAAAGCTTAAATAAAGTATTCGGACAGCCGAAAACCGAAGAAGAATTGTTGGCAGAAGTGGACCGTTTGGGGTTTATGAAGGCATATAAAATTGGGGTTGAGACAAATAATGCGGCAAAGTTGACAGATTatggttggaataaaaaaagcatTTTCTGGGATTTTCCGTATTGGAAAACGAATCTCAttcgtcacaatctcgatgtcatgcacattgagaaaaacGTATTCGACAACATTTGCAATATTGTACTAAATGTTcccgggaaaacaaaagaccatgcaaaatctagAGAAGAGTTGAATGACATATGTGATCGGCCTAAGTTAGCAAAAGACCCGGTTACGGGGAGATTTCCTAAGGCgat ATGTGTCGATACAGTCGGtctgaaaatgcatggaatgaaaagtcacgaCTGCCATATTTTTATACAAAGATTTCTGCCAATCGCTCTCCGTGAGCTATTACCGAAGGAAGTGTGGGAGCCTTTAACAGAGCTGAGTATCTTCTTTCGTGAGTTAACCTCCACTTCTCTAACAAAGAAAGATCTAGATCGTATGAGGCTGGAAATCCCAAAGATATTATGCAAGCTGGAACGTATTTTTCCCCCCAACTTTTTTGACTCAATGGAACATCTACCCGTACATCTTTcgtacgaagctatgatggcaggtcCG ATATTtgagaaaactgaaaaaaaagtCCGCAATAAAGGGAGGGTGGAAGGAAGCATCAGTAATGGATACTTgaatgaagaaaccgcaaaATTTGCAGCTTATTACTTTTTAGAAGGTGACCCAATGATATTTGAGCGGCCGCAAAGGAATGAAGTTTGTGACATTGAAGTCGACGACGATGTTGACAGACTATCTATTTTCAAGCCGCAAGGGCAATCAGTGGGTGCTTGCCGCAAGAGATATCTTGAAGATGCTGAGATTGTTGCTGCCTGGATATATGTTCTGTTGAATtgttcagaaattgaaaattacagagA GGTTTTCGAAGGCGAGTTGCGCAGAGGAAACCCTGAAATCAGCACCTCGCAAATTGAAGTAAAGTTCGAGAGTGACTTTGCCTACTGGTTTcaacaatat GTGCAAAATCCAACTGTCTGTACCAATCCCTTCATTCTTAGTCTTACTAAAGGACCTCTTAGATCAGTTAGAACATTTAAGGGGTACCGTGTAAACGGATTCAAGTTTCAGACTCAAGCGTATGGGGAGGAACAGCTTACGATGAATAATGGAGTCTGCGTGAAGGGAATTCAATATGTCGACagcgaaaatgacttttatggagttcTGACACACATAATTTAG